The region GCTGAAACTCCGCTTCGTCGTTGAGCGAGAACAACACGCTGCCCACCCGCTCCGGCCGCGTGTTGGCCGCGACGCTCAGGTTGCGCGTGCCCAGGACGCCGAAGTCGAGGGTCATGCCGTCGCTCAGCTCGCCGATCGCCTCGTTGCTGTCGGCGTCGATCAGCGTGAGGCCGAGGACCTCCGGCACGGCCGTGGTCTCGGTGGCCGCCTGGGCCGCGGCGAAAGCGAAGAGGCTTAGCAGGGCGTAGCTGAGGTGTCGCGTCATCGGTTCCTTTCAGGAGGCTGCCGAGGGGCAGGTTATGGCTCTCCGTCGTATAGGGCCCGTCGTAGAGGGCCCATCGTAGAGGGCATTGTATAGGGCGGCTGCAAAGACCGGGGTGACCGCTGCCGCGCGTTTCCGGAGTCGCGGCTAGCGGCCTTGCCAATGCCACCGGGCCAACGCCACCGGGCCCTGGGATGGTTTAATGGCGGCATGCTGCCCGTCACCCTCCAAGATCTCCGCGCCGCCGCCGATCGCATCGCGGCGGCCACCGTGCGCACGCCGCTCCTGCCCTTGACCCTGGCGGGCGAGGGCGCGCTCGGGCGGGCAGGGGAGGTCTACCTCAAGGCCGAAAACCTGCAGCGCACCGGCTCGTTCAAGCTGCGCGGCGCCTACAACTTCCTGGCCTCCCTGGCGGACGAGGTGCGCGCCCGGGGGGTGGTGACGCACTCGAGCGGCAACCACGCCCAGGGCGTGGCCTGCGCGGCGGCGCTGCTGGGCGTGCGGGCGACCATCGTTATCCCGGAGAACGCGCCCCGGGTCAAGGTCGAGCGGACGCGGGCCTGGGGTGCGGAGATCATCAGGTGCGAGAACTCGAGCGCGGCCCGCGAGGAGACGGCCCAGGCCCTAGCCCACGCGCACGGCTACAGCCTGGTGCCGCCCTTCGACCATCCCTGGATCGTCGCCGGGCAGGGCACGGTGGGCCTGGAGATCGCGGCGGCGCTGCCGGACGTCGCCAACGTGCTCGTCCCGCTGGGCGGCGGCGGACTCTTAGCGGGCGTGTCGCTGGCGATCTCCGAGCTCTGCCCGGCGGCGCAGCTCCTCGGCGTCGAACCCGAACTGGCGGCCGACGGCCGGGCGTCGCTGGCGAGCGGAAGGCTTCAGACCTGGTCCGCCGCGGCGACCTCGCGCACGCTGGCCGACGGGGTGCGAACGCAGCGCCTGGGCGAGCTCACCTTCAACATCCTCCGCGAGCGGGTGGCGGGCGTGGTGACCGTTTCCGAGGCGGCCATCGGCGCGGCCACGCGCGCGCTCGCGCTTGAGGCCAGGCTCGTCGCCGAGCCGACCGGCGCCCTGAGCCTGGCGGCCTACCGGCGCCTCCTGGCGGGCGCGGTGGACGGCCTAGAGCTGCGTCCCGGCCCGACCGTGCTGGTCCTGAGCGGCGGCAACGTAGACCCGCGGCTGCTGGCGGAGCTCCTGAACGCCGGCGACACGGCTGGACTGGAGGGGTGACCGCGTTTTCGCCGCTGGTCCTGCTCATGTTCATGGCCTATCTGCTCCTGGTCATGGTCACCCTGACCCTGTGGTTTTTGCTGACCTACCGCCCGCCCTACCGCCCGCGCGGCGGGTCCCGCGGGCTCGAGCGGCGGCGCCCTGAGCCGAAGGGTGAGACGAGGCGCGAGACGCGCGAGCCCGAACCGTAGCCGCCTAGACCTTAATACCTCGTTGCCGCCCTCTTTATACCTCGTTGCCGCCCTCTTTGCCGCTGAGGCCGAGCCGCTGCGTGAGCAGCTCGCGGACGAGCTCGGGCTTGGCCTTGCCGCCGCTCGAGCGCATCACCCGGCCGAGCAGCGCGTTGACGGCCTTGGGATTGGCCAGCGCGTCCGCGACCAGCTCGGGGTGCTGGGCGAGGACCTCGTCGACCAGGCGCCCGGTCGCGCCCGCGTCGGTTATCTGCCTAAGCCCGCGCGCGGCGACGAGCGCGTCCGGGTCGGCGCCCGTCATCACCTCGGGGAGGAGGTCCTTGGCCGCGCGGCCCGAGATCGTCCCCGCCGTGACCAGCTCGACTAGCCGCGCGAGGCCCTGAGGCGTCAGCCCGGAGGCGTCGATGCGCAGGCCCTCGGCGTTCAGCCGGCCCATGACGTCGCCGTTGAGCCAGTTGGCGAGAGCTTGCGCTTCGCCCGCGTAGCACCTCAGCGCCGCGTCGAAAAAGCCCGCCAGTCCGACGTCCAGGGCGATGATCGCGGCGTCGTGGTGGCGGACCCCCAGGCTCACGTAGCGCGCCCGCTTGGCGCCTGGAAGCTCGGGCATGGTCCGCTCCAGCCTGGCCAGCCAGCCCTGGTCGATGCGCATGGGCGGCAGATCGGGGTCGGGAAAGTAGCGGTAGTCGGCCTCGCCCTCCTTGGTGCGCATGAGGTAGGTCTTCTGACCGCCCTCGTCCCAGCCCAGGGTGCTCTGGCCGACGGAGCCGCCCTCCCCCAGCAGCCGGCTCTGGCGCCTGATCTCGAACTCGAGCGCCCGCTGCACGCTCCTAAAGGAGTTGAGGTTCTTGACTTCGACCTTGGTGCCGAGAGGCTCGCCGGGCCGCCGCAAGGAGACGTTGACGTCGGCGCGCATCTTGCCCTCCTCGGGGTTGGCGTCGGAGACGCCCAGGGCCTGCGCCACGGCCCGCACCTTGACCAGAAAGTCCCTGGCCTCCGCGGGGCTTCTCAACTCGGGTTCGGTGACCATCTCGACCAGCGGCGCGCCCGCGCGGTTTAGGTCCACCAGGCTGTAGTCGGCGTAGGGCGGATGGACCAGCCGGCCGGCGTCCTCCTCCAGGTGGCAGCGAGTGATGCCGATCCGCCGCCCTCGCTGCTTGCCATCTGCCAGCTCTCCCTCCAACTCGAGGTAGCCGCCTGCGCCGACGGGAAAGTCGTACTGGCTGATCTGGTAGTTTTTGGGTGCGTCGGGGTAGAAGTAGTTTTTGCGGTGAAACTGAGTGCGCTCCGGCACCACACAGTGCAGCGCCAGGCTGAAGAGGAGGGCCTTGTCGACCGCCTCCCGGTTGGTGACCGGCAGGCTGCCGGGCAGACCCAGGCAGACGGGACAGGTGCTGGTGTTGGCGCCCTCGCCAAAGGCGTCGGCGCGGCAGGCGCAAAAGAGCTTGGTCGCCGTGTTGAGGGCCAGGTGAACCTCCAGGCCGATGACGGGTTCGAACATGGTCCCAGTCTAGCTCACGCGCGTCCGGCACGGGGAGGGCGGTCTTGCGCGCGACTGAAGAGGGCGCAAAGAGCGCGCAAAGGTAACGCGAAAGGACGAGGACGGCGCGGCGTGGTTCGCGTGACCCTTTCGTCACTCGCCGCAGCGTAGAATGCGGCATGATCGAAGCCAAGCTCGAGGGCGTAGCAGTGTCCACCGCCGGCGAGGAGAACCAGTTCCTGGTGCTCCTCAAGACCAAGAACCGCGACGTCTTGCCCATCGTGATCGGCGCGCCCGAGGCCACCTCGATCGCCGCCGGCCTCGCCAAGGAGAGCCTGCCGCGGCCGATGTCGCACGACCTGATGATCTCCATGCTCGAGCTCTTCAGCGCCAGCCTCAGCCGCGTCGAGATCACCGAACTCGCCGGCGGCACCTTCTACGCCATGCTCATCCTCGACAATCGCGGCGTCGAGTTCGCCTTGGACGCCCGCCCCAGCGACGCCATCGCGCTCGCGGTGCGCGTGAGCGCCCCCATCTTCGTCTCCGAAGAGGTCATCGAGCAGGCGGCCTTGGGCGACTTTCCCAGCGGCTCCGAGAGCTTCGAGGCCTGACCGGCCCCAAAAGCTCGTATCACGCCCTGCGCGGCTTAGCGGGGAGGCGCGTGCTGACACGGCCCATAGTGGCTCATTTAGACGAGCACCGTGAGGGCTCTTAGCCCTCACGGTGCTCGGTTTTATGTGCTCGTTTATGGTGCTCGGTGGCGGGTGCTCTGGAGCGCGCTCAGGCCCGCAGGGGATTGGTCTGGATGATGGCGCTTGCAACGCGGCTCTCCAAAG is a window of Deinococcota bacterium DNA encoding:
- the gatB gene encoding Asp-tRNA(Asn)/Glu-tRNA(Gln) amidotransferase subunit GatB, coding for MFEPVIGLEVHLALNTATKLFCACRADAFGEGANTSTCPVCLGLPGSLPVTNREAVDKALLFSLALHCVVPERTQFHRKNYFYPDAPKNYQISQYDFPVGAGGYLELEGELADGKQRGRRIGITRCHLEEDAGRLVHPPYADYSLVDLNRAGAPLVEMVTEPELRSPAEARDFLVKVRAVAQALGVSDANPEEGKMRADVNVSLRRPGEPLGTKVEVKNLNSFRSVQRALEFEIRRQSRLLGEGGSVGQSTLGWDEGGQKTYLMRTKEGEADYRYFPDPDLPPMRIDQGWLARLERTMPELPGAKRARYVSLGVRHHDAAIIALDVGLAGFFDAALRCYAGEAQALANWLNGDVMGRLNAEGLRIDASGLTPQGLARLVELVTAGTISGRAAKDLLPEVMTGADPDALVAARGLRQITDAGATGRLVDEVLAQHPELVADALANPKAVNALLGRVMRSSGGKAKPELVRELLTQRLGLSGKEGGNEV
- a CDS encoding threonine/serine dehydratase, with product MLPVTLQDLRAAADRIAAATVRTPLLPLTLAGEGALGRAGEVYLKAENLQRTGSFKLRGAYNFLASLADEVRARGVVTHSSGNHAQGVACAAALLGVRATIVIPENAPRVKVERTRAWGAEIIRCENSSAAREETAQALAHAHGYSLVPPFDHPWIVAGQGTVGLEIAAALPDVANVLVPLGGGGLLAGVSLAISELCPAAQLLGVEPELAADGRASLASGRLQTWSAAATSRTLADGVRTQRLGELTFNILRERVAGVVTVSEAAIGAATRALALEARLVAEPTGALSLAAYRRLLAGAVDGLELRPGPTVLVLSGGNVDPRLLAELLNAGDTAGLEG
- a CDS encoding bifunctional nuclease family protein; its protein translation is MIEAKLEGVAVSTAGEENQFLVLLKTKNRDVLPIVIGAPEATSIAAGLAKESLPRPMSHDLMISMLELFSASLSRVEITELAGGTFYAMLILDNRGVEFALDARPSDAIALAVRVSAPIFVSEEVIEQAALGDFPSGSESFEA